One genomic window of Halobellus limi includes the following:
- a CDS encoding TatD family hydrolase: protein MEELGTPVLDDHLHLDPEHGRGLDAVRDFARLGGTHLLVVNKPSWLLGVEPDAGADFRPVFETTLDVVERASEILPGRAWPVLGVHPGLVSKLVDERGLSPEEAGDLMRAGLDEAAGFVRDGDALALKSGRPHYDVSEAVWEASNEVMRHAFSLGADLGCAVQLHTEAAEDLTEVAEWAEERGLPSHRVVKHYAGGTLAGPTPSVMSEKDRLETAAESGAPFLMETDFVDDPDRPGAVLGPKTVPRRVRWLLDEGHGEAVERAHVETPQRVYGIDTRATLSR from the coding sequence ATGGAAGAACTCGGGACGCCGGTGCTCGACGACCACCTCCACCTCGACCCGGAGCACGGACGCGGGCTCGACGCCGTCCGCGACTTCGCCCGCCTCGGCGGGACGCACCTGCTCGTCGTGAACAAGCCGTCGTGGCTGCTCGGCGTCGAGCCCGACGCGGGCGCGGACTTCCGACCGGTCTTCGAGACGACGCTGGACGTCGTCGAACGAGCGAGCGAGATCCTGCCGGGACGGGCGTGGCCCGTCCTCGGCGTCCACCCCGGTCTCGTCTCGAAACTCGTCGACGAGCGGGGCCTCTCGCCCGAGGAGGCCGGCGACCTGATGCGCGCCGGGCTCGACGAGGCGGCCGGGTTCGTCCGCGACGGCGACGCGCTCGCGCTGAAGTCCGGGCGGCCCCACTACGACGTCTCCGAGGCCGTGTGGGAAGCCTCGAACGAGGTGATGCGCCACGCGTTCTCCCTGGGCGCAGACCTCGGCTGCGCCGTGCAGTTGCACACGGAGGCCGCGGAGGACCTGACCGAGGTCGCCGAGTGGGCCGAGGAGCGGGGCCTCCCGTCGCATCGGGTCGTGAAGCACTACGCGGGCGGGACGCTGGCGGGGCCGACGCCGAGCGTGATGAGCGAGAAGGATCGACTGGAGACCGCCGCCGAGTCGGGCGCGCCGTTCCTGATGGAGACGGACTTCGTCGACGACCCCGACCGTCCGGGCGCGGTGCTGGGTCCGAAGACCGTCCCGCGTCGCGTGCGGTGGTTACTCGACGAGGGCCACGGTGAGGCCGTCGAGCGCGCCCACGTGGAGACGCCGCAGCGGGTCTACGGGATCGACACCCGCGCGACGCTGTCGCGGTGA
- a CDS encoding rubrerythrin-like domain-containing protein → MPHGQDREGANSPDSESTYECLQCGQIVTATSHPGVCECGGEFQNRGKSLE, encoded by the coding sequence ATGCCCCACGGTCAAGACCGGGAAGGCGCCAACAGCCCCGACTCCGAATCGACGTACGAGTGCCTCCAGTGCGGCCAGATCGTCACGGCGACGTCCCATCCCGGCGTCTGTGAGTGCGGCGGCGAGTTCCAGAACCGAGGGAAATCGCTCGAGTGA
- a CDS encoding mechanosensitive ion channel family protein: MIQPLLRLFDGLSATEATLAVLLVSVATAVAMEFVVLRLAKRYVAATDTVYDNIVFSTLRVPVVVTAALVGVFVLTQVPSVRSSVLVDPGTLDDLFGRPALSVLVLVWAYAANEVVNRLVAAVNEEGGRFDFAPVFSNIWTLSVVVGSAGTLLWLWGIEITPLLGAAGVAGIAVGFAAKDTVANFFGGIALYFDDTYKLGDYIVLDDDTAGTVIKVGVRSTTLLTRDEVMVTVPNAALNAAKVTNESAPQRRRRIRVPVGVAYGTDIDAFEEILVEVAMAESLVRDSPKPRARFRSFGDSALQYELLCWVNGPTRRRRAQHELNRALYKALNAAGIEIPYPKRDVTVTGAGSGIAADAEAGTTAVHSAEDRAADGRGRSKSERERAADGRDRYGPA, from the coding sequence ATGATACAACCGCTGCTCCGACTCTTCGATGGGCTCTCCGCGACCGAGGCGACGCTCGCGGTGCTTCTCGTCTCGGTCGCGACCGCCGTCGCGATGGAGTTCGTCGTCCTCCGGCTCGCCAAACGGTACGTCGCCGCCACCGACACAGTCTACGACAACATCGTCTTCTCCACGCTCCGGGTGCCGGTAGTCGTCACCGCGGCGCTGGTGGGCGTGTTCGTGCTCACGCAGGTGCCCTCGGTGCGCTCGTCGGTGCTCGTCGATCCGGGGACGCTCGACGACCTGTTCGGGCGGCCGGCGCTCTCGGTCCTCGTTCTCGTGTGGGCCTACGCCGCCAACGAGGTGGTGAACCGGCTCGTCGCCGCCGTCAACGAGGAGGGCGGCCGGTTCGACTTCGCGCCGGTCTTCTCGAACATCTGGACGCTGTCGGTGGTCGTCGGCAGCGCGGGGACGCTGCTGTGGCTCTGGGGCATCGAGATCACGCCGCTTCTGGGGGCCGCGGGCGTGGCGGGAATCGCCGTCGGCTTCGCCGCGAAGGACACCGTCGCGAACTTCTTCGGGGGAATCGCCCTGTACTTCGACGACACCTACAAGCTCGGCGATTACATCGTCCTCGACGACGACACCGCCGGGACGGTCATCAAGGTCGGCGTCCGCTCGACGACGCTTCTCACCCGCGACGAGGTGATGGTCACCGTCCCCAACGCCGCGCTCAACGCCGCGAAGGTGACGAACGAGTCCGCCCCGCAGCGCCGCCGTCGCATCCGGGTGCCCGTCGGCGTCGCCTACGGGACCGACATCGACGCGTTCGAGGAGATCCTCGTCGAGGTCGCGATGGCCGAGTCGCTGGTCCGCGACTCGCCGAAGCCCCGGGCGCGGTTCCGGTCGTTCGGCGACTCGGCGCTGCAGTACGAACTCCTCTGCTGGGTCAACGGGCCCACGCGACGGCGGCGCGCGCAGCACGAACTCAACCGCGCGCTGTACAAGGCGCTGAACGCGGCCGGGATCGAGATCCCGTACCCGAAGCGCGACGTGACGGTCACCGGAGCGGGGTCGGGAATCGCTGCCGACGCCGAGGCGGGCACCACGGCAGTCCACTCCGCGGAGGATCGAGCCGCCGACGGGCGCGGGCGGTCGAAGAGCGAGCGGGAGCGGGCGGCCGACGGCCGCGACAGGTACGGTCCGGCGTAG
- a CDS encoding NYN domain-containing protein: protein MDLLGRLYAEDSADDDPGEPWVALFVDGPNVLRDEFDVDLDDVREAAAAAGQLTAMRLYLDEHATPGLIQAAEARGFEVVVTSGDVDVRLAVDVTRFAVEDRADVIAIASRDTDFKPAIETANAYGCRTFAIAPGEFGRSDALRNAATERVTIEDDSEDEGPTLVGYDG, encoded by the coding sequence ATGGACCTCCTGGGACGGCTGTACGCGGAGGATTCCGCCGACGACGACCCTGGGGAGCCGTGGGTCGCGCTCTTCGTCGACGGGCCGAACGTCCTCCGCGACGAGTTCGACGTCGACCTCGACGACGTCCGCGAAGCGGCCGCGGCGGCCGGGCAGTTGACGGCGATGCGGCTCTACCTCGACGAGCACGCGACGCCGGGGCTGATTCAGGCGGCCGAGGCGCGCGGGTTTGAGGTCGTCGTCACGAGCGGCGACGTCGACGTCCGGCTCGCGGTCGACGTGACCCGCTTCGCCGTCGAGGACCGCGCCGACGTGATCGCCATCGCCTCTCGCGACACCGACTTCAAGCCCGCCATCGAGACCGCGAACGCCTACGGCTGTCGGACCTTCGCCATCGCGCCCGGCGAGTTCGGTCGGTCGGACGCCCTCCGGAACGCCGCGACAGAGCGCGTCACGATCGAAGACGACAGCGAGGACGAGGGCCCGACCCTCGTCGGCTACGACGGATAG
- a CDS encoding PKD domain-containing protein, with product MTDRSLDRAQAESLGSLLLVAVVVVSGATFGAYYVASTDGGGAGGSAGSAGTAAGSTVDLTLSATEDALRLSHNGGPSYEIGTLRVTVRNDSGEFAYAFSDGQIRDGGDANGQFDPGETWRLGWRQPAGESVTVAVVNADSETLVLRQTTTVESATVDESRESAEGTDTSEAVVGVDAGPRRTVSGESGSSVTLDGIVNGSANGLGYDWEITDDDGVAAEAVGLTDETTTDPTFNVYENVTDNHTVEVEFTASNDTASGADRTAVVIEGFNRPPVADAGEDREWDGDGEDSDDDGDGGDDGDSDDGDGDDDGDDDSNDGGDEEEDDSDALANPVTVPGAAVIYPPGVDAGLPDDTDDDTELDDPSVELNGTGSYDPEGGELQYEWTVTGRDGFDSDALDLLDAQSATPRVVLRSLPESERRNVTVELTVTDPEGATDTDRVNVTIHPEAEEDESLRDVLEELWESLFGGNGGDDGDDGGDGDDRNDRGDEGRGGWSVPWPFR from the coding sequence ATGACTGATCGGTCCCTCGACCGCGCCCAGGCCGAGTCCCTCGGGAGCCTGCTCCTCGTCGCGGTGGTCGTCGTCAGCGGGGCGACCTTCGGGGCGTACTACGTGGCCTCGACGGACGGTGGGGGAGCGGGCGGGTCGGCGGGAAGCGCCGGCACCGCGGCGGGATCGACGGTAGACCTGACGCTTTCTGCGACCGAGGACGCGCTCCGGCTCTCGCACAACGGCGGGCCGTCCTACGAGATCGGGACCCTCCGCGTCACCGTCAGGAACGACTCCGGGGAGTTCGCCTACGCCTTCTCCGACGGACAGATCCGGGACGGCGGCGACGCGAACGGGCAGTTCGATCCCGGCGAGACGTGGCGGCTCGGGTGGAGGCAGCCGGCCGGCGAATCGGTAACCGTCGCGGTCGTGAACGCCGATTCCGAGACGCTGGTGCTCCGGCAGACGACGACCGTCGAATCGGCCACCGTGGACGAATCGAGAGAGAGCGCTGAGGGCACCGACACGAGCGAGGCCGTCGTCGGCGTCGACGCCGGGCCGCGGCGGACCGTCTCCGGGGAGTCGGGGTCGTCGGTCACGCTGGACGGGATCGTGAACGGTTCGGCGAACGGTCTGGGGTACGACTGGGAGATCACAGACGACGACGGGGTGGCTGCGGAGGCCGTCGGACTGACCGACGAGACGACGACCGATCCGACGTTCAACGTGTACGAAAACGTCACCGACAACCACACCGTCGAGGTCGAGTTCACCGCGAGCAACGACACCGCGTCGGGCGCGGACCGGACGGCAGTCGTGATCGAGGGGTTCAATCGTCCGCCGGTCGCCGACGCCGGTGAGGACCGGGAGTGGGACGGGGACGGCGAAGACAGCGACGACGACGGAGACGGCGGAGACGATGGAGACAGCGACGACGGAGACGGCGATGACGACGGAGACGACGACAGCAACGACGGCGGAGACGAGGAGGAAGACGATTCGGACGCACTCGCGAATCCAGTCACGGTACCGGGGGCGGCGGTCATCTACCCGCCGGGCGTCGACGCGGGCCTCCCGGACGATACGGACGACGACACCGAACTCGACGATCCGTCCGTGGAACTGAACGGGACGGGGAGCTACGACCCGGAGGGCGGCGAGTTACAGTACGAGTGGACGGTCACGGGGCGGGACGGGTTCGACTCGGACGCGCTCGATCTCCTCGACGCACAGAGCGCCACGCCCCGAGTGGTGCTACGTTCGCTGCCGGAGTCGGAGCGACGGAACGTCACGGTCGAACTGACCGTGACGGACCCCGAGGGTGCGACTGACACCGACCGGGTGAACGTGACCATCCATCCGGAGGCCGAGGAGGACGAGAGCCTCCGCGACGTACTTGAGGAGTTGTGGGAGTCCCTCTTCGGCGGAAACGGCGGAGACGACGGAGACGACGGCGGTGATGGCGACGACCGCAACGACCGAGGCGACGAGGGCCGGGGCGGTTGGAGCGTCCCGTGGCCGTTCCGGTGA
- a CDS encoding DUF2150 family protein has protein sequence MTEAEETYYTEERWQNWLSRVEEEELDPENEDSARLLLNLQDDAAIAVAKIVSAYEEDRLDDEEAIEELERVRTIVLSEPELDIEDDAAREDKEMLVDGVQTSLVCVFYAAEEYIVAGAAEEAPLDEYVEAAAAAERDDDMDAALGYLVQAGTRIIVGDELDMAVVDDLEYGLVSEWVNGLDSLQSAMSDPEVVEEEED, from the coding sequence ATGACCGAGGCCGAGGAGACTTACTACACCGAAGAACGCTGGCAGAACTGGCTCTCCCGCGTCGAAGAGGAAGAGCTCGATCCCGAGAACGAAGACTCCGCGCGATTGCTCCTGAATCTCCAGGACGACGCCGCCATTGCGGTGGCGAAGATCGTCTCCGCGTACGAGGAGGACCGCCTTGACGACGAGGAGGCGATCGAGGAACTCGAACGCGTCCGAACGATCGTCCTCTCGGAGCCCGAACTGGACATCGAGGACGACGCCGCGCGCGAGGACAAGGAGATGCTCGTCGACGGCGTCCAGACGAGCCTCGTCTGCGTCTTCTACGCCGCCGAGGAGTACATCGTCGCCGGCGCGGCCGAGGAAGCGCCCCTCGACGAGTACGTCGAGGCCGCCGCGGCCGCCGAGCGGGACGACGATATGGACGCCGCGCTGGGCTACCTCGTGCAGGCCGGGACGCGCATCATCGTCGGCGACGAACTCGACATGGCCGTCGTCGACGACTTAGAGTACGGCCTCGTCTCCGAGTGGGTCAACGGCCTCGACAGCCTCCAGAGCGCGATGAGCGACCCGGAAGTCGTCGAAGAAGAAGAGGACTGA